In the genome of Fulvivirga maritima, one region contains:
- a CDS encoding thiazole synthase: MKNLKIANKVFNSRLILGSGKFSNPGLMSAAITASATELVTVALKRVNLGSEQDDMLEAVGSVDLLPNTSGVRTAREAVFAAEMAREALGTNWLKLEIHPDPKYLLPDPVETLMATIELAKKGFVVMPYVHADPVLCKRLEEAGAACVMPLGAPIGSNKGLKTLDFLQIIIEQSQVPVVVDAGIGAPSHAAQAMEMGADAVLVNTAIAVSGDPEKMAQAFKMAVEAGRMAYESKLGAIADQAQASSPLTSFIDA, from the coding sequence ATGAAGAATTTGAAAATAGCTAATAAAGTATTTAACTCGCGTCTTATTCTGGGATCAGGAAAGTTTAGTAACCCCGGTTTAATGAGCGCAGCTATTACAGCTTCCGCTACTGAGTTGGTAACGGTGGCATTGAAAAGAGTGAATTTAGGGTCAGAGCAAGATGATATGCTTGAGGCTGTAGGATCAGTAGATCTTTTGCCCAATACCTCTGGCGTACGTACAGCCAGGGAGGCCGTATTTGCCGCAGAAATGGCAAGAGAAGCCTTGGGAACTAACTGGCTTAAGCTGGAAATCCATCCTGATCCGAAGTATTTACTACCTGATCCGGTGGAAACCCTCATGGCCACAATTGAGCTTGCGAAGAAAGGTTTTGTAGTAATGCCGTATGTTCATGCAGATCCGGTTTTGTGTAAACGGCTGGAAGAAGCCGGAGCGGCATGTGTAATGCCTCTCGGAGCACCGATTGGCAGTAATAAAGGGTTGAAAACGCTTGATTTTTTACAAATTATTATAGAACAAAGTCAGGTGCCAGTGGTAGTAGATGCGGGCATTGGGGCTCCTTCTCATGCGGCCCAGGCCATGGAAATGGGAGCTGATGCGGTATTGGTAAACACAGCCATTGCCGTATCTGGAGATCCTGAGAAAATGGCTCAGGCCTTTAAAATGGCAGTGGAAGCAGGCAGAATGGCTTATGAATCTAAGCTGGGAGCCATTGCCGATCAGGCACAAGCCAGTAGCCCTTTAACTTCTTTTATCGATGCCTAG
- the thiH gene encoding 2-iminoacetate synthase ThiH: MPSFKDVFEKYDWEAIKTDIYNKKAADVERALARTNRDLEDFKALISPAADIYLEEMARQSKQDTLQRFGNTIQMYAPLYLSNECQNICTYCGFSLGNKLPRKTLNPIEIDKEVAAIKKMGFEHVLLVTGEANKMVGVPYFKKVLEQIRTQFANVSMEVQPLDEADYHELIPYGLHAVLVYQETYHQADYAKHHPKGKKSNFLYRLETPDRLGRAGVHKMGLGVLIGLEDWRVDSFFVALHLRYLEQTYWRTKYSISFPRLRPFSGGLEPKVEMTDRQLVQQITAYRLLNKDVELSLSTREAMKFRDHVFQLGITSMSAGSKTNPGGYAVAPESLEQFEISDERSPQEIAQLIKSKGYEPVWKDWDTALEYVTK, translated from the coding sequence ATGCCTAGTTTTAAAGATGTATTTGAAAAATACGATTGGGAGGCTATAAAAACGGATATCTATAATAAAAAGGCCGCTGATGTAGAGCGTGCTTTGGCCAGAACCAACCGTGATCTGGAAGATTTTAAGGCGCTAATATCTCCTGCTGCTGATATTTATCTGGAAGAAATGGCCAGACAAAGTAAACAGGATACCTTGCAGCGTTTTGGCAATACCATACAGATGTATGCTCCGTTATATCTCTCTAATGAATGCCAAAATATATGTACTTATTGTGGCTTTAGTTTGGGTAATAAGCTGCCTCGAAAAACACTTAATCCTATTGAAATTGATAAGGAAGTAGCAGCCATTAAAAAAATGGGATTTGAGCATGTGCTGTTAGTAACGGGCGAAGCCAATAAAATGGTGGGAGTGCCTTATTTTAAAAAGGTACTTGAGCAAATTCGTACTCAGTTTGCTAACGTAAGTATGGAGGTGCAGCCTTTAGATGAAGCGGATTATCATGAGTTAATTCCCTACGGATTACACGCTGTATTAGTCTATCAGGAAACGTATCATCAGGCTGATTATGCCAAGCATCACCCGAAAGGGAAGAAATCAAATTTTTTATATCGATTGGAAACGCCTGACCGACTAGGCAGGGCAGGGGTGCATAAAATGGGGCTGGGCGTACTCATAGGTTTGGAAGACTGGCGTGTGGATAGCTTTTTTGTGGCCTTGCATCTCAGGTATTTGGAGCAGACCTATTGGCGTACCAAATACAGCATCTCCTTTCCAAGACTCAGGCCTTTTTCAGGAGGCCTGGAGCCTAAAGTAGAGATGACTGACCGGCAGCTGGTGCAGCAGATTACCGCTTACCGATTGTTGAATAAAGATGTAGAGCTTTCATTATCAACTCGAGAGGCCATGAAATTTAGAGATCATGTTTTTCAGCTGGGCATTACTTCTATGAGTGCCGGCTCCAAAACTAATCCGGGAGGCTATGCTGTGGCTCCGGAGTCGTTAGAGCAGTTTGAGATTTCAGACGAACGTTCTCCACAAGAAATAGCTCAATTAATTAAATCAAAAGGCTATGAGCCTGTTTGGAAGGACTGGGATACCGCATTAGAATATGTCACTAAGTAA